One region of Pieris rapae chromosome Z, ilPieRapa1.1, whole genome shotgun sequence genomic DNA includes:
- the LOC111000590 gene encoding tubulin polymerization-promoting protein homolog: protein MGDEEAATLEGQFYEFSRLLDNKRDGTTITLYRSDFWMRQAKLLDDRKLTMTDTGILFNKFSKTELDWDEWNQFLDEVCELKQFDEEKVRETLTNCGLPGQTPVLVPQYRDFFATYKPKEKLPF from the exons ATGGGTGATGAAGAAGCTGCTACCCTCGAAGGACAGTTCTATGAATTTTCCAGATTGTTAGATAATAAACGCGACGGTACTACCATCACATTATATCGATCCGATTTCTGGATGCGTCAAGCAAAGCTATTGGATGATAGAAAGTTAACAATGACTGATActggaatattatttaataaatttag cAAGACCGAATTAGACTGGGATGAGTGGAACCAGTTTTTGGATGAGGTTTGcgaattaaaacaatttgacGAAGAAAAAGTTCGTGAAACTCTGACCAATTGTGGGCTGCCCGGTCAAACGCCAGTATTAGTGCCTCAATATAGAGATTTCTTTGCGACTTATAAACCCAAAGAAAAATTGccgttttaa